TACTCGTCATAGCTATACTGATAGGCGTTAACATCCTGGCCATGTACGTTCATACAAGATGGGACTTAACCGCCGAAAAGAGATTTACCCTTACTCCCAGCACACGCCAGCTGCTAAAAGGGCTGGATAGCACTGTTACCATCGAGGTATTCCTCAAGGGTGATTACCCTGCTTCCTTCCGTCAACTGGCACAATCTACCCAGGAACTCCTGGAAGAATTCAGGGAAGTAGGCGGTAACCGTGTACAGTTTTCTTTCCAGAATCCCGGTCAGGGTATGAATGATTCCGACAGACTCGCTTTTCAGCAATCACTGGCTGAGCAGGGGATCATGCCTTTTAATATGCAGGTGCAGGAAGATGCGAACCAGGGATACTCTGAGAAACTGATCTTCCCGGGTGCCCTTGTTCACTATGGCAGCAAGACCATTGGCATCAATCTCCTGAAGAACCAGGGTGGCCAGGATCCCATGCAAACCATGAACAGCTCTGAGGCACTGCTGGAATTCCAGTTTGCCAACGCCATCTATCAGCTCAAACAAAACCACCTGCCACTGGTAGGCTACATGCTCGGCCACAAGGAATTACTGGGGGCCGAAGTACTGGATGCCCTTACCAGCATGCAAAGCAGCTACCTGCTTGACACCATTACTTTACAATACGTTTCTCACATTCCGCAGGATTTTTCCGCCATCGTGTTTGCAAAACCTGCTGACCGATTTACTGATGAAGATAAGTTGAAGATTGATCAGTACGTCATGAACGGGGGTAAAGTGATCTGGTTTGTAGATGAGCTGAATGTAGGCATGGATAGCCTGCAAAAACATGATACCTATGTAGCTATGGATCGTGAACTGAACCTGGAAGACATGCTGTTTCGCTATGGCGTGCGGATCAACCAGGACCTGATCCAGGATTTACAATGTGATCGCCTTCCACAGGTGGTGGGACATGTTGGGGATAAACCACAGTTTGACCTGCTCCCTTTCCCTTATTTCCCATTGCTTTCACCAACCGGTGCACATCCGATTGTAAAAAATATGGACCTGGTGCTGAGCCATTTTGCAAGCTCAATCGATACAGTGAAAGGAGGAGATATCTCCAAAACTGTGCTGCTGACTTCTTCCGGCAATTCACGTACAGAGCGTGCTCCTGTACAGCTGAGCTGGAACGACCTTCGTACCAAACCTAATCCACGCCAGTTCCAGCAGCATAACCTGCCGGTGGCAGTATTGCTGGAAGGACAGTTTACCTCCCTGTTCCGCAACAGACTGAGTGTAGACGAGCAACAGCTGATTCAGCAGGTGACCCGTTTACCATTTAAAGATCATAGTGATGTTATAAATAAGATGATTGTCGTTAGTGACGGCGACCTCATCACCAATGCCATTTCCCAGAAAAATGGTCCTATGCAGATGGGTGTTAACCTCTTCGACCCCTCGATGGTATATGCCAATAAAGAGTTCCTGCTCAACTCGCTGGGATACCTTACCAACAACGCCGGCATCATGGAAGCGCGCAATAAAGAGTTAACCCTGCGCTTGTTAGATGCCGAAAAGATCAAGCAAAACAAGTCTATGTGGCAGGCTATTTGTGTCATTATTCCCGTTCTGCTAATCCTTTTGTTCAGGGTCATTTTCCAGTTCATCAGACAGCGGAAGTTCGAAAGATAAGGTCATTATTAATTAAGTGGTTACCACCTGAAAGCACACATTTATAACAATGTGCTAACGGTTATTCCCATATATTTGCCATTCATTCATCAAAAAATTGCGGCAACCATGACCCCACATTAGAAGTAGACGTCAACTTTGTTTTAATTAATTCTATTAAGGGAAGTGGAACAATGAGGCCGTCACTGGTCATTGTTCCGGCAAAATAAACTTAACCACAAGTGTATAACGCAGAAAGTATCAGCAAGGTGCTGAAAGGTGAGCTATTACAGCAAACAGGTAACCCGGAGATTGAACATATTCTGTTGGATAGCCGGAAGGTGATATATCCGGCCACCTCTGTTTTCATTCCGTTGGTAAGTCCCCGCAGGAACGCTCATCAATATATAAAAGAATTGTACGAAAAGGGTGTCAGCAACTTCATTGTAAGTGAGCCACCAGACCTGATCCAGTTTCCAACGGCTACCTTTATATTGGTAAAAGATACAATGAATGCGCTGCACGCTTTGGTAGCGTATCACAGACAGCAATTTCATATTCCTGTGATCGGTATAACCGGTAGCAATGGTAAAACCATCGTAAAAGAGTGGTTGTATCAGCTGCTGGAAAAAGATTACAACATTATACGTAGTCCCAAAAGCTACAACTCACAGATAGGGGTCCCTCTTTCTGTATGGCAAATGAAACCTGAGCACCAGCTGGCCATCTTCGAAGCCGGCATCTCCCAACCCGGAGAAATGGAGCACCTGGAAAAGATCATCCGTCCTAACATTGGCATTTTTACTAACATCGGCGAAGCGCATAACGAAGGCTTCCTGAACATTCGCCAAAAGATCAACGAAAAGCTGGTATTGTTTTCCAAGAGCGAGCTGCTCATTTACTGCAAGGATTACCTCGCATTGAATGAATGTGTCAACCAGTTTCACAACCTGGTGGGCAAGAAGGAAAACCAGGAGGGCTTACAACTTTGTACCTGGTCGCGCAAAACGGATGCTGACCTTAGGGTGATCAATGTGGAAAAGAACGGTACCCACTCTCACATCGAGGCCCTGCATAAAGGGGAGTCGCTGAATATTACCATTCCTTTTGTAGATGAGGGTTCTATTGAGAACGCGATTCACTGCTGGGTATTGATGCTACACCTGAAGATCTCTCCGGAATTGATCCAGCAGCGTATGGATCAGTTGGGTAATATCGCTATGCGACTAGAGCTGAAACAGGGTATCAACAACTGCTCTGTGATCAACGACAGTTACAATTCAGATTTAGGTTCTCTCAATATAGCGCTGGATTTTCTGCAACAGCAGCAACAGCACCCTACCCGTACCGTGATACTCAGCGATATTCTGCAAAGCGGCAAGAGCGATGCTTCTCTTTATGAAGAAGTAGCCAGCCTGATGCAACAAAAGAAGATCGACAAAGTGATTGGTATTGGTAAAAACATCTTCCGTGAAAAGAAGTGTTTCCAGCAGGTAGAGGGATTGAAGAGTACTTTCTTCCTCACTACAGAAGAGTTTATCCAGCAGTTTAACCAGCAGGATTTTCAGCATGAGACCATCCTGTTGAAAGGTGCACGTGTATTTGAGTTTGAGCGGATAGGCAAATTGCTGGAACAAAAAGTACATCAGACCATTCTTGAAATCAATCTGAGCTCAGTATCTCATAATATCAAACAATACCAGGCATTGCTGAAACCCGCTACCAAACTGATGGCGATGGTCAAAGCATTTTCTTATGGTAGTGGAAGTTTTGAGATTGCAAATCTATTGCAGTTCCATGGCGTAGATTACCTCGCCGTTGCGTATGCTGATGAAGGTGTTGAATTAAGACGGACAGGTATAACCATGCCGATCATGGTCATGAACCCCGAACCCAGTTCATTTGATGCGATCCTGCAGTGGAACCTTGAACCCGAGATCTACTCCCTGCATTTGTTACAGCAGTTTGAAGAAGAAGTTCAGATAGCAGGCAAGACCGGATTTCCGGTACATATTAAACTAGATACGGGCATGCACAGGCTTGGATTTGAGCGGAAAGACATTCCCGAGCTGGCTACTATGCTGACAGATAATAATTACCTTACAGTTAAATCTATCTTTAGTCACCTGGCAGGTAGTGAAGATCCGGCACTGGATGACCTGACCAAACTACAGGGTAAGCATTTCTATGAAATGAGCTACGAGTTGCAAAAGGCGCTCGGCTATGCGGTGATCAGGCATATTTCGAACAGTGCGGCCATCCTCCGTCACCCTGATTTACAACTGGATATGGTGCGGTTAGGTATCGGGATGTATGGAATAGATAGCAGTGAGCAAATGCAGGCACAACTGAAACCGGTAAGCACACTGAAAACCACCGTTTCGCAGGTAAAACACCTGAATAACGGGGATTTTGTGGGTTATGGTGCAAAGTGGAAGGCAAAAGGTCCGGCTGTAACAGCTACTGTTAGAATCGGTTATGCTGATGGGTATCCCCGCCGCCTTAGCAATGGTGTAGGCAAGATGCTGATCAGGGGGCAACTGGCCCCGGTAGTGGGTGTGGTAGCGATGGATATGCTGATGCTGGATGTAACCCACATTCCGGATATTGCAGAAGGAGATGAAGTAATAGTATTTGGCGAATCCTTACCTGTACAGCAATTGGCGGCCTGGGCAGGTACTATACCTTATGAAATATTAACAGGAATTTCGCAGCGTGTGAAGCGGGTATATTTCCAGGAATAATTGGAAATTCCGATTTTGCACATTATTATTAATTTTGATAAAAATTATACCCTTTGAAATATCGTCACGTAATATTGATTGTAGTACTGGTACTGGTAGTAGATCAGGCATTAAAAGTGTGGATCAAAACCCATATGAACTTCTCTGATGAGATCATCATCTTCCCTAACTGGTTTAGGATTCATTTCATTGAAAACGATGGAATGGCCTACGGTATGAAGTTCGGTGGTGATTTTGGAAAAATAATCCTCACGCTGTTCCGCTTATTTGCGGTAATAATTGGTTTCAGATATATGAAGAAACTGGTGAAGCAGGATTACAGTAGAGGTTTGTTAATTTGTGGTTCATTGATCCTGGCTGGTGCCGCTGGTAACCTGATAGACAGTCTGTTTTACGGAATGATATTCTCTTCTTCCAATTATGCAGATGTAGCACAGTTCCTGCCTCCAGGTGGTGGATATGGCACTTTCCTGCATGGAAATGTGGTGGATATGCTGTACTTCCCGATTTTGAGGGGGCATTTCCCAACCTGGTTCCCGATCAATGCCGGTGAGTCTTTTGTGTTCTTCAGACCTATTTTCAATGTGGCGGATGCTGCAATTTCAGTAGGTGTGATCACGATACTGGTGTTCCAGAAAAAGTTTTTTGCCAGGCACCATGAGAAGGAGAGAGAGCAAAGAGAGAGAGAGCAGGTAGCGGTGAGTAAATAAGAGTATCGAATGACTACTATAAAGTCAAAGCTCCTGTCTTATGGCAGGGGCTTTTTTTATGCCTTGCGGTAGCAGGGACTTGTCTTGTGTTTAACCCCTTCCTCTCATCAAATTTTAACAATAAATTTTGAAATGCTGAATCCCCTTACTACATTTGTCCACAAATTCTATAGACTAATAGACTTAACGAAAGAAAAGTAAGCTAAATCGCTGATTTGTAACTCACTATACATATTCACTTTGGCCGAATACTTTTTACTAATACATATAAATTATATGCAAAACACCAGACGCCCCGTACGTATAATCTACCTGTGGCTCCTGACCATTCTCCTGCCGCTGTTTGCGCAGGCACAACTTAACGGCTCCTACATCATTTCCGGTAAGATCACCGGAGATAGCAAGGACCCCCTGGCAGGTGCTTCTGTACAGATTAAGGGTACCTCCTTTGGCGCCATTACAGACAGTGCAGGTACTTTTCACCTGACTGCAAACACTAAATTCCCATTCAAATTAGTGGTCCGTCTCATTGGCTATCAACCGCAGGAATTCGATGTAAAGAACAGTGATAGCCGTTTACAGATACAGCTGGTAACACAGAACCTGCTTGTGAACGAAGTGGTAGTATCCGCTTCCCGTCAGCAGGAAAAACTGATGCGGTCACCGGTGGCGATTGAAAAACTGGATGTAAAAGCGTTGAAAGAAACACCGGCTGCCTCTTTCTATGATGCCATCGGCAACCTGAAAGGGGTGCAGATGACCACGGCAGGTTTGACCTTTAAGGTATTCAACACCCGTGGTTTCAATGTGCCGAACAACTTCCGTTTTATGCAGCTGGTAGATGGTGTGGATAACCAGGCTGCTACCCTTGGTGTACCACTGGGTAACGCCATCGGCCCTACCGAACTGGATATCCAGAGCATTGAGGTAACTCCCGGCGCCTCTTCTGCCTTGTATGGTATGAACGCCATCAACGGGATGTCTAACCTGCTTACCAGGAACCCTTTCCAATACCAGGGTATCAGCGTGTATCAGAAAATCGGTGCCAACCACTTCGATGGCAGTGGTGGTTCTCCAAAGGCGCTGACTGAAACTTCTGTAAGATATGCCCAGGCTTTCAATGACAAATTTGCCTTCAAGATCAACTTCTCTTATATGCAGGGTACTGACTGGTATGCGGATAGTCACAATGACTTCAATCCCGGTACCAAGGCGAACCCTGACTTCCCTACACTCGTAGGTGCAAATAACGTGGCCAACGATGCATGGAATAAATATGCTGACCAGAGTACTTTCCCCATCACTGATAAAAATGGTAAGTCTTACAACGTAAGCCGTACCGGATATTGGGAAAAGGACCTTGTAGGTGATTACACCGTACGTAACCTGAAATTTGATGGAGGTCTTTATTATAAGATCAGACCTAAACTGCAGATCTCCTATAACTACCGTATTGGTCAGATGGATGGATTCTTCCAGCGTGGTAACCGTATTGGTTTGAAAAACGTGGTAGTACAAAACCATAAAGTCGAGTTACAGGGAGAGGATTTCACCATCCGTTCTTATATGTCACTCGAGAATACCGGTGACTCTTATAATATGAATCCGCTGGCGGATAACCTGGAAAAGTCTTTCAAAACCGACAAGGTTTGGCAGGCAGACTATACCACGGCCCTGAACTCTGCACTGGATGCGGGTAGCGATATCGCTGCTGCTCATCGTGCAGCACGTGCTGCTGCTGATAATGGCAGGTGGACACCGGGTACAGCGGCTTTTGACAAACAGGTGAAGTTGATCAAGAGCATCAATGACTGGGATATTTACCCTACTTCCAAAGACTCTACAAACAAGAGTGGTGGTGCTGCATTGTTGCAGATGAGCCATTTCTATCATGGAGAGGGTACCTGGAACCTGCGTAAATATGTACACTTTGCGGATGTACTGGTAGGTGCGGATTATCGTACTTACGAGATCATTCCGGATGGTAACAACTTTGTGGATTTCACAAAAGCATTGGCTGACCGGAATACACCGGGGGGTAAACACATCTGGTATGGTAAAGCAGGTGGGTTTGTACAGGCAGGTAAAACCTTCTTCCATGATCAGCTGAAACTGACAGCATCATTGAGGTATGATAAGAGTCAGCAGTTCGATGGTAAGTTCAACCCTCGTATTGCGGCGGTGTATACCACGCCTAATCAACGTCATAACTTCAGGGCCAGCTGGCAGAATGGGTTTAGGTTCCCTTCTCTGTTTGAAGCGTATTCTTTCGTGAATAACGGTGGGGTGCGTCGTGTAGGTGGTCTGGCATTTATAGAAGAAGGACTGGGGTATTTTAAAAATTCCTTCCTGACCAGCAGTGCGACGGCATATACAACAGCGGTGAATAAGATCACCAATGCAGATGCAACGGTGACAAGGGCGGAGGCAGAGCAGCAAAGTGCAGGCGTACTGAAAGTGGCGAACCTGGACCCGATTGTGCCAGAGCAGATCCATTCATTTGAAGCTGGGTATAAGAGTGTGTTGTTTGATAATAAAGTTTTTATTGATGTAGATGGGTATTTCAACAGTTACAAGCACTTTATCGGACAGGTAGAAGTGGCCGTTCCCAAGACGGGTAGTGTGAATGACCTGACCCAGTCAGTACTGGATCAGATGTATGATAAGCAAT
This Chitinophaga sancti DNA region includes the following protein-coding sequences:
- a CDS encoding lipoprotein signal peptidase, with the protein product MKYRHVILIVVLVLVVDQALKVWIKTHMNFSDEIIIFPNWFRIHFIENDGMAYGMKFGGDFGKIILTLFRLFAVIIGFRYMKKLVKQDYSRGLLICGSLILAGAAGNLIDSLFYGMIFSSSNYADVAQFLPPGGGYGTFLHGNVVDMLYFPILRGHFPTWFPINAGESFVFFRPIFNVADAAISVGVITILVFQKKFFARHHEKEREQREREQVAVSK
- a CDS encoding bifunctional UDP-N-acetylmuramoyl-tripeptide:D-alanyl-D-alanine ligase/alanine racemase produces the protein MYNAESISKVLKGELLQQTGNPEIEHILLDSRKVIYPATSVFIPLVSPRRNAHQYIKELYEKGVSNFIVSEPPDLIQFPTATFILVKDTMNALHALVAYHRQQFHIPVIGITGSNGKTIVKEWLYQLLEKDYNIIRSPKSYNSQIGVPLSVWQMKPEHQLAIFEAGISQPGEMEHLEKIIRPNIGIFTNIGEAHNEGFLNIRQKINEKLVLFSKSELLIYCKDYLALNECVNQFHNLVGKKENQEGLQLCTWSRKTDADLRVINVEKNGTHSHIEALHKGESLNITIPFVDEGSIENAIHCWVLMLHLKISPELIQQRMDQLGNIAMRLELKQGINNCSVINDSYNSDLGSLNIALDFLQQQQQHPTRTVILSDILQSGKSDASLYEEVASLMQQKKIDKVIGIGKNIFREKKCFQQVEGLKSTFFLTTEEFIQQFNQQDFQHETILLKGARVFEFERIGKLLEQKVHQTILEINLSSVSHNIKQYQALLKPATKLMAMVKAFSYGSGSFEIANLLQFHGVDYLAVAYADEGVELRRTGITMPIMVMNPEPSSFDAILQWNLEPEIYSLHLLQQFEEEVQIAGKTGFPVHIKLDTGMHRLGFERKDIPELATMLTDNNYLTVKSIFSHLAGSEDPALDDLTKLQGKHFYEMSYELQKALGYAVIRHISNSAAILRHPDLQLDMVRLGIGMYGIDSSEQMQAQLKPVSTLKTTVSQVKHLNNGDFVGYGAKWKAKGPAVTATVRIGYADGYPRRLSNGVGKMLIRGQLAPVVGVVAMDMLMLDVTHIPDIAEGDEVIVFGESLPVQQLAAWAGTIPYEILTGISQRVKRVYFQE
- the gldG gene encoding gliding motility-associated ABC transporter substrate-binding protein GldG, coding for MINSKKKYLQRAILVIAILIGVNILAMYVHTRWDLTAEKRFTLTPSTRQLLKGLDSTVTIEVFLKGDYPASFRQLAQSTQELLEEFREVGGNRVQFSFQNPGQGMNDSDRLAFQQSLAEQGIMPFNMQVQEDANQGYSEKLIFPGALVHYGSKTIGINLLKNQGGQDPMQTMNSSEALLEFQFANAIYQLKQNHLPLVGYMLGHKELLGAEVLDALTSMQSSYLLDTITLQYVSHIPQDFSAIVFAKPADRFTDEDKLKIDQYVMNGGKVIWFVDELNVGMDSLQKHDTYVAMDRELNLEDMLFRYGVRINQDLIQDLQCDRLPQVVGHVGDKPQFDLLPFPYFPLLSPTGAHPIVKNMDLVLSHFASSIDTVKGGDISKTVLLTSSGNSRTERAPVQLSWNDLRTKPNPRQFQQHNLPVAVLLEGQFTSLFRNRLSVDEQQLIQQVTRLPFKDHSDVINKMIVVSDGDLITNAISQKNGPMQMGVNLFDPSMVYANKEFLLNSLGYLTNNAGIMEARNKELTLRLLDAEKIKQNKSMWQAICVIIPVLLILLFRVIFQFIRQRKFER
- a CDS encoding TonB-dependent receptor; translation: MQNTRRPVRIIYLWLLTILLPLFAQAQLNGSYIISGKITGDSKDPLAGASVQIKGTSFGAITDSAGTFHLTANTKFPFKLVVRLIGYQPQEFDVKNSDSRLQIQLVTQNLLVNEVVVSASRQQEKLMRSPVAIEKLDVKALKETPAASFYDAIGNLKGVQMTTAGLTFKVFNTRGFNVPNNFRFMQLVDGVDNQAATLGVPLGNAIGPTELDIQSIEVTPGASSALYGMNAINGMSNLLTRNPFQYQGISVYQKIGANHFDGSGGSPKALTETSVRYAQAFNDKFAFKINFSYMQGTDWYADSHNDFNPGTKANPDFPTLVGANNVANDAWNKYADQSTFPITDKNGKSYNVSRTGYWEKDLVGDYTVRNLKFDGGLYYKIRPKLQISYNYRIGQMDGFFQRGNRIGLKNVVVQNHKVELQGEDFTIRSYMSLENTGDSYNMNPLADNLEKSFKTDKVWQADYTTALNSALDAGSDIAAAHRAARAAADNGRWTPGTAAFDKQVKLIKSINDWDIYPTSKDSTNKSGGAALLQMSHFYHGEGTWNLRKYVHFADVLVGADYRTYEIIPDGNNFVDFTKALADRNTPGGKHIWYGKAGGFVQAGKTFFHDQLKLTASLRYDKSQQFDGKFNPRIAAVYTTPNQRHNFRASWQNGFRFPSLFEAYSFVNNGGVRRVGGLAFIEEGLGYFKNSFLTSSATAYTTAVNKITNADATVTRAEAEQQSAGVLKVANLDPIVPEQIHSFEAGYKSVLFDNKVFIDVDGYFNSYKHFIGQVEVAVPKTGSVNDLTQSVLDQMYDKQYQNRYRVWTNSKSTVQNYGFALGVTYNFEKGYTLSGNLNYNTLTQDKTKDDALIPGFNTPKYFSNVSFGNRQVFKNVGFNVVWHWQDTFYWQNLFGNGDVPAYSTVDAQVTYGLPKIHTSVKVGGSNIFNTAYFQYVGGPTIKGLYYVAITYDLPFAKK